One Halorientalis litorea DNA segment encodes these proteins:
- a CDS encoding zinc-dependent metalloprotease, producing the protein MNLYRSVRAVTGASGDGPVDWSAVTEAARAATDPGSLDLSTAEREGYAADVRDARTSLRDVAGIDFDVPETVEVQSRHHWIDANVDTFRRVMDPLESQVGMLPGLARVANTASMSVALSFLAENVLGQYDPLLLADGDDHALYFVHPNIGRVADSLDVETDRFRRWIAFHEVAHAAEFGAAPWLSDRLEGDLQVAVDALAEGTIDRDALSALDTTMTAVEGYAELVMDRAFDDEYADLRAKLDDRRRGRGPVSRLVRRLLGLGMKRRQYERGKDFFDAVADAHGVEAAGAVWADPDNLPTDAELDDPGLWMRRVL; encoded by the coding sequence ATGAATCTCTATCGAAGCGTCCGCGCGGTCACCGGAGCCTCGGGCGACGGGCCGGTCGACTGGTCGGCCGTCACCGAGGCCGCGAGGGCCGCGACGGACCCGGGGTCGCTCGACCTCTCGACCGCCGAACGCGAGGGGTACGCCGCCGACGTGCGCGACGCCCGAACCAGCCTCCGTGACGTCGCCGGTATCGACTTCGACGTCCCCGAGACCGTCGAGGTACAGTCCCGTCACCACTGGATCGACGCGAACGTCGACACCTTCCGGCGGGTGATGGACCCGCTCGAATCACAGGTCGGGATGCTCCCCGGCCTCGCCCGCGTCGCCAACACCGCCTCGATGTCGGTCGCTCTGTCGTTCCTCGCCGAGAACGTCCTCGGGCAGTACGACCCGCTCCTCTTGGCCGACGGCGACGACCACGCGCTGTACTTCGTCCACCCCAACATCGGCCGGGTCGCCGACTCGCTCGACGTGGAGACGGACCGCTTTCGCCGCTGGATAGCGTTCCACGAAGTCGCCCACGCCGCCGAGTTCGGGGCCGCGCCGTGGCTCTCGGACCGACTGGAGGGTGACCTGCAAGTCGCCGTCGACGCCCTCGCGGAGGGAACCATCGACCGCGACGCGCTCTCGGCACTCGACACGACCATGACGGCCGTCGAGGGGTACGCGGAACTCGTCATGGACCGTGCGTTCGACGACGAGTACGCCGACCTGCGGGCGAAACTCGACGACCGCCGCCGTGGCCGTGGCCCGGTTTCACGGCTCGTTCGCCGACTGCTGGGGCTGGGGATGAAACGCCGGCAGTACGAACGCGGCAAGGACTTCTTCGACGCGGTGGCCGACGCACACGGCGTCGAGGCGGCAGGGGCGGTGTGGGCCGACCCCGACAACCTCCCGACCGACGCGGAACTCGACGACCCCGGCCTGTGGATGCGTCGCGTCCTCTAA
- a CDS encoding LSM domain-containing protein: MSETDGRPLDVLEQAVGETVTVHLKDGEQFQGELAGYDQHMNLVIEAGEDTTIIRGDNVVTISL, from the coding sequence ATGAGTGAGACGGACGGGCGACCGCTGGACGTACTCGAACAGGCGGTCGGTGAGACTGTGACGGTCCATCTGAAGGACGGCGAGCAGTTCCAAGGGGAGTTAGCAGGGTACGACCAGCACATGAACCTCGTCATCGAAGCGGGTGAAGACACAACGATTATACGCGGCGATAACGTGGTCACAATCAGCCTATGA
- a CDS encoding 50S ribosomal protein L37e, with the protein MTGAGTPSQGKKNTTTHVKCRRCGEKSYHSKKKVCSSCGFGKSSKRRGYAWQEKAGE; encoded by the coding sequence ATGACTGGTGCAGGAACCCCGAGCCAAGGGAAGAAAAATACGACGACACACGTGAAGTGCCGCCGCTGTGGCGAAAAATCGTACCACTCGAAGAAGAAAGTCTGCTCGTCCTGTGGATTCGGCAAGTCGTCGAAGCGACGAGGCTACGCCTGGCAGGAAAAAGCAGGCGAGTAA
- the purF gene encoding amidophosphoribosyltransferase, with protein sequence MHEKCGVVGISLEDRDAARPLYYSLYALQHRGQESAGIVTHDGFQQHSHVEMGLVGDAFEPGDLEQLNGPNGIGHVRYPTAGSVNACCAQPFSVSFKSGSLGLSHNGNLVNAGEIREQLADLGHAFTSDGDTEVIAHDLARNLLEEDLVRAVKRTMSRIHGSYSLTIMHDDTVLGVRDPQGNRPLCIGKLEDGYVLASESAAIDTLDGELVRDVRPGELVVLHPDGTGYDTYQLVQAETTAHCFFEHVYFARPDSVIDDELVYEVRRELGRELWEESGIESDVVMPVPDSGRAFASGYAEAANEDGSGVEFAEGLMKNRYVGRTFIMPTQDERERAVRLKLNPIKSSVEGRSVTIIDDSIVRGTTSNQLVQLLRDAGAEEVHVRIGAPQIIAPCYMGIDMASREELIAADKSVEEIRAEIEADSLSYLSIDAVSSALGNSRADLCLGCVTGEYPYDIDGETTDRDVERPVISGVGAEADD encoded by the coding sequence ATGCACGAGAAGTGCGGCGTCGTCGGCATCTCGTTGGAGGACCGTGACGCCGCCCGCCCCCTCTACTACTCTCTCTACGCCCTCCAGCACCGCGGCCAAGAGTCGGCCGGTATCGTCACCCACGACGGGTTCCAGCAACACTCCCACGTGGAGATGGGACTCGTCGGCGACGCCTTCGAGCCCGGTGACCTCGAACAGCTGAACGGACCGAACGGCATCGGTCACGTCCGCTACCCGACCGCCGGGAGCGTCAACGCCTGCTGTGCCCAGCCGTTCTCGGTCTCGTTCAAGAGCGGGTCCCTGGGCTTGAGCCACAACGGGAACCTCGTCAACGCCGGTGAAATCCGCGAACAGCTCGCGGACTTGGGGCACGCGTTCACTTCCGACGGCGACACCGAGGTCATCGCCCACGACCTCGCGCGGAACCTACTGGAGGAGGACCTCGTGCGGGCGGTCAAGCGCACGATGTCGCGCATCCACGGGTCGTACTCGCTGACCATCATGCACGACGACACGGTGCTTGGCGTGCGCGACCCGCAGGGCAACCGCCCGCTCTGCATCGGGAAACTGGAGGACGGCTACGTACTGGCCTCGGAGTCGGCCGCCATCGACACGTTGGACGGCGAACTCGTCCGTGACGTACGACCGGGCGAACTCGTCGTCCTCCACCCGGACGGCACCGGATACGACACCTATCAGTTGGTACAGGCCGAAACGACCGCACACTGCTTTTTCGAACACGTCTACTTCGCGCGCCCGGACTCGGTCATCGACGACGAACTCGTCTACGAGGTTCGTCGCGAACTCGGCCGTGAACTCTGGGAGGAGAGCGGCATCGAGTCGGACGTGGTGATGCCCGTCCCGGACTCCGGACGGGCCTTCGCCTCCGGCTACGCAGAGGCCGCGAACGAGGACGGGTCGGGCGTGGAGTTCGCCGAGGGGCTGATGAAAAACCGGTACGTCGGCCGGACGTTCATCATGCCGACCCAAGACGAACGCGAGCGTGCGGTCCGTCTGAAGCTCAACCCCATCAAATCCTCCGTCGAGGGCAGGAGCGTGACGATAATCGACGACTCCATCGTCCGGGGGACCACCTCGAACCAACTCGTCCAACTGCTCAGGGACGCCGGGGCCGAGGAGGTCCACGTCCGCATCGGCGCGCCCCAGATTATCGCGCCCTGTTACATGGGCATCGACATGGCCTCCCGCGAGGAACTCATCGCGGCCGACAAGTCCGTCGAAGAGATACGCGCGGAGATAGAGGCCGACTCGCTGTCGTACCTCTCTATCGACGCCGTCTCCTCGGCACTGGGGAACTCCCGGGCGGACCTCTGTCTCGGCTGTGTCACTGGGGAGTATCCCTACGACATCGACGGCGAGACGACCGACCGAGACGTGGAGCGCCCCGTCATCTCGGGCGTCGGTGCGGAAGCGGACGACTGA
- a CDS encoding DUF420 domain-containing protein, with translation MELRARDRVPELTGLLTVVSLALVFGAVLNVIPAAALPQAPEWVLAAIPHVNAVVSVVAIGTILAGVRAIRRGNVTRHRAAMVTTLGLFAVFLALYLYRVSLEGPTDFTGPAVVGQFVYLPILAIHILLAIVCIPLLYYVVLLALTRPIEELAETAHRRVGRVAASLWLVSFALGTVVYLLLYVVW, from the coding sequence ATGGAACTTCGAGCGCGCGACAGAGTGCCGGAACTGACCGGACTGTTGACCGTCGTCTCGCTCGCGCTGGTGTTCGGGGCCGTCCTCAACGTCATTCCCGCAGCCGCGCTCCCACAGGCCCCCGAGTGGGTCCTCGCCGCCATCCCCCACGTCAACGCCGTGGTGAGCGTCGTCGCTATCGGAACCATCCTCGCCGGCGTCCGGGCCATCCGCCGCGGCAACGTCACCCGCCACCGGGCCGCGATGGTGACGACGCTCGGCCTGTTCGCCGTCTTCCTCGCCCTCTACCTCTATCGGGTGAGCCTCGAAGGTCCGACCGATTTCACCGGCCCCGCCGTCGTCGGGCAGTTCGTCTACCTACCGATACTCGCAATCCACATCCTGCTCGCAATCGTCTGCATCCCGCTGCTGTACTACGTCGTCTTGCTCGCGCTGACACGTCCCATCGAGGAACTCGCCGAGACGGCCCACCGGCGCGTCGGCCGGGTCGCCGCGTCGCTGTGGCTCGTCTCGTTCGCACTCGGAACTGTGGTCTACCTGTTGCTGTACGTCGTGTGGTAA
- a CDS encoding S1C family serine protease, producing the protein MSDEHLSRRRFVLAAAGLSAGLAGCNAPSTDRPRDSPDREREQLNVSARTTPASSSAYTDVYRATIDSVVLVRVYDRSGSGGQGSGFVYDGDHVVTNQHVVDGADAVQVRFTDGTWREASVVGTDRYSDLAVLDVPDHPEQATPLPLAEGGVAVGQEVIAIGNPFGLSGSLSAGVVSGVGRAIPASATADGPNFSIPNAIQTDAAVNPGNSGGPLVTLDGEVAGVINSGGGDNIGFAISAPLVRRVVPALIQRGDYDHTYMGVQLMNVTPRIADVNDLADATGVYIDDVVEGAPSDGVLEGSTGDRTVRGVSTPVGGDVVVSMGDRATPSRQELSTYLALSTSPGDTISVGIVRDGRRQTVDLTLGSRPEPDA; encoded by the coding sequence ATGAGCGACGAGCACCTCTCTCGTCGACGGTTCGTGTTGGCCGCCGCTGGCCTCTCTGCCGGTCTCGCCGGCTGTAACGCGCCGTCGACTGACCGACCACGTGACTCGCCGGACCGAGAGCGTGAGCAACTCAACGTATCCGCCAGAACGACTCCCGCGTCGTCGTCTGCGTACACCGACGTCTACCGGGCGACGATAGATTCGGTCGTCCTCGTGCGCGTGTACGACCGGTCCGGTTCTGGCGGGCAAGGGTCCGGGTTCGTCTACGACGGAGACCACGTCGTCACCAACCAGCACGTCGTCGACGGTGCCGACGCGGTTCAGGTCCGTTTCACCGACGGGACGTGGCGCGAGGCGTCCGTCGTCGGTACCGACCGCTACAGCGACCTCGCTGTCCTCGATGTCCCCGACCATCCCGAACAGGCGACCCCACTTCCGCTCGCCGAGGGCGGCGTCGCAGTCGGGCAGGAGGTCATCGCAATCGGGAACCCGTTCGGCCTCTCCGGGTCCCTCTCGGCCGGCGTCGTCAGCGGTGTCGGCCGTGCCATCCCCGCGTCGGCCACCGCCGACGGACCGAACTTCTCGATTCCCAACGCTATCCAGACGGACGCCGCGGTCAACCCCGGTAACAGCGGCGGCCCACTCGTCACACTCGACGGCGAAGTGGCCGGTGTCATCAACTCCGGCGGCGGCGACAACATCGGGTTCGCCATTTCGGCACCGCTCGTCCGCCGCGTCGTCCCAGCCCTCATCCAGCGTGGCGACTACGACCACACTTACATGGGCGTCCAGTTGATGAACGTCACGCCGCGCATCGCGGATGTAAACGACCTCGCGGACGCGACCGGTGTCTACATCGACGATGTCGTCGAGGGTGCCCCGTCGGACGGCGTTCTCGAAGGTTCCACCGGCGACCGGACCGTCAGGGGTGTCTCGACGCCCGTCGGCGGCGACGTGGTCGTCTCGATGGGCGACCGCGCCACCCCGTCACGACAGGAACTTTCGACGTACCTCGCGCTCTCGACCAGCCCCGGCGACACGATCTCCGTGGGTATCGTCCGCGACGGCCGCCGCCAGACTGTCGACCTCACCCTCGGCAGTCGTCCCGAACCCGACGCCTGA